The stretch of DNA AGTTCTACCAGTGGTTTCCAACATAAGATCATAGGTAGTCAACATACTTCCTCTAGCTCATGTTGATACACTCCAATCTTGAGTTATCAATTATCTTGCTTTTGGAATCTCCAAAAATCAGAGGTAACCTATCATACAATCCTCCCCTATAAAGAAAGGGAAGCCAGGACTAGAGACTGACATTTCTTGAGTACTCTGTATTCTTAAGGCAGCAGGCCTCCAGCTTCAAGAACCAACATAGGTCAAGGCCTATGATGATCTTGCTAATACAAGCAGTGTCTTTTATCTCACCCTAAAGAACTGGGCAAAACACTTGGCTCTTAGCCATTCTGGTATCCTAGCCCCAACCCTAAGAAGCAAAGGAACCTGGGACCATTTCCAAATTCTAAAGCAActgcaaaaataaagtaaaatattaagaatacatacatacacacacacacacacacacacaacatatggATGACATTGCAGGACTGTATACTTTAcctattttcttataaaataaacaattttcaaaataaatgaagtggTATACAGAGATAAACACTAAACAATAGTAGATAAACCCTGTTTCCCAAAGCTATAGTCTTTTCAGATACTTTTAGTGAAAGGAGGCTGAGAATCAGCACTCCGCTTATTTCCAGGATGCTAACAATCCTGCCCCATAACTAGTATTCTGAATTTCAACACAGCAGAACTGGTTGTCACAGAGTGAGAGGGTCAGGGGGCAGCAATTCGATCAAGAAAGTCACAACACTAAAAGCACAAACCTGTAGCTCAACATCCTTCCCCTGCatccagcagcagcaggcagatggCAGAGGAATTAACTTTGCCTCACACCACAAGGCCCACTGCTGAGAGAGGCTTTAAGTAGATTAAGCCCTGATCCTCTGCCCCTAAAAACCCCTGACCCATTTCTCTGTTTGTAAAGAAAACCACTGTGGTAAGTCAGGCaagcagagggacagagagactctGGTCAACATAGGCAGTATCAACAAGTGCTGTTTTTCTGTAGGAGGCAGCAGTGGGGACACTGAAGAGTGACATAAGGTATCCTAAGTGCATTAATAGGAAGCTACGTGGCTTAAGTGTCATTCACATGCCATGTTCTCTTCTTTTGTGAAAATAGGACAtcgccctgccccctccccaccctcagcCTAGATGCCAACAGGACAAGCTCTCACTGCCTAGTGCTACCATCACACCCAATATACTAAGTTGTCCTACAGGTGTTTCCAGAAACTTCACTTTGAGATCTTGCACCTGAGCACAAAGGAAGTGGTCAGCGAGGGCACAGAAAGGAACAAAGGATCATTCCTGGATCGAAGGGGCATCAGGAGTCTTGCAAAGAGGAGGAGCTGGCTTCCTGAAGACTAAGTCCCAATGCCCTCGAGAATTTAGCTCCTGTGCCAGGGGTTTCATGTGTAATGCCAAAGCTCCGCCTCACAGGGAGGCTTCACCAGGAGGTTCCACAGGGTGGTCCCTCTCTCTGCCGGCTCAGGTCTTGGAACAGTGTTGAAGGTTTTTCTAGCCGGCCCCACAGACAACATGGGTACTGGAGCCAGTCCCTCTGACCAGAGGGTTCTCCCGAGGCGGCAGGCACCCTGGGTTGGAGAGGACAGCCTCGGCAACAGGTGACTAAGGCCCTGAGAAGCCTCCGCGCCGGGGTCCAGAACGGCCCCAAATGTCCCCGAAGTCTCGCCGGCCGCCCTCGGCACTTACACGCTACTGGGTCCACCGCCGGGCAGAAACGAAACTTTCTAAGGCCGAGCGGAAGAGTAGGAGAGCGTAGTGCCAGCGGCCATGAAGCGCACGGTACACCAAGGGCGCGCGCGGACTACGACTCCCGGCATGCTCCACAGATGGCCTACAACTCTCATCACGTGCCACGGGCCGATGGACACCAACTACATCTCCCGGCATGCTCCACGAGGTGGCGTTCCTTTGGGCTAACCTGAACAAGCTTTGCATACACGGTGCAAGGCGGGAAGTCGTCTGTCTGGATTCCTGAGCTAGGGTTGTTGGCTACAGTTGTTAAGCACTTGCAATGTGGCTGATTGGCTTTGAATTGTGCGTGagccataaatataaaataatgtatctGATTCAAAAATCCCCCAAACAATGTGAAAATAGCTCATTAATATTTTGTGTTATTAATCTTACTGAACTAAAAGAATGAACCCATTACGTATTGCTGGACCTAAATTCTCAGTTTTTTATTCTCCTCATTAACAGAGACATAAATCAGTATTTGAAATTATATGCTAATGAACTACCTACCATGTTTATCTTCCTCAGCCCTGTGTTTTTGCTTGTTGTTGCATTTAAAAGTACCCTGAAGCCTGATGCAGTAGAACACTGCATTCCAAGACCAGTATCGATGAACATgctaaagaaaagggggagtATATAAGATGTCAGCCTGTGACTAGGTTCTGTTCCTTGGCTCTGGCTGGCCACTCTTTACTCTGCCTTACTTTTTTACCATTTTAGCTAGAAATGCCTGTCTGCCTCACAGAACTTAGCTAACTAGTGGCATATGCCAGGCCTCAGCATTTCATGTTTTCAGGATAGAGTCACACAGGAAGGACAAAGATTTcttaattaatttaatgttttacaTGAGATGTATATGAGATAACATTAACTTGATGGAGTTGGCAGTTTGTGGATGGGAATAAAAAGGATTCTCCTGACAGAAATGATTCCATTTTctgttaacaaagaaaaaaaagggggggggggggggaaatgtgGGAGGAGATGACAATATAAATGAAGAATTATCAACATAGTGGAGTAAGAAAAACTTGCTCCAATCACAGTCTGAACAGCTTTGGGATATTAAGGATGAGAGAGATTTCAAGCACCCTTATTTGAAACTTAGACCCTAAATAAGTttacagagaagaagaaaacaggccCCAAACAGTGGTGTTTTATATAAGGATAATGGTGCATTTTGAGAACTTCACAGTTAGGCATTTCATCTGGGGTATAGTTACACAAATTAAGATGACTATGACATCACTAGGCAATTTAGTCTTAAGGGATGACAGTTATATTTGGTTCAACATTTACCAAAATGTTGTGCAGCAGATGATTGTAAGAACCTAATATGTCATACCCTAACCAAAAATCTATATAGCATTATGTTTAAAACTCAACACAACTCTGTGATGTAGGTAGGATTCACTTCTGTACTTCAAagctgaggagactgaggctcagagaagtaaAGAAATACCAAACTCACTTGTCTAATGGACAGAGCTGTAAACTAGGATGGAGTGGAAGTTCCCCGAGGAGTCTCTACCCAAGACATTGTCTGGTATTCGAAATGCTCAGCTTTGTCTACAAAGGATAGGAAGCCAAAAGAGAGCAACAGATTCCCCTGGGGTATAACTGGTCTTTCTTCGGACCATCAACTCCCCCAAAATAATGacagagagactttttttttattaattatgaaagcttggccttagcttaggcttgttcccaactagctcttagaaTGTAAATTGACCtctttatattaatctatgttctgccacaagGCTCATTAATCTCTCCTCAGTAGCATATGTCCTACTTCCTCTGGGTCTGCTGAAGAATCCCCATCATCAGACTctttctcacagttcctttctctccctggaagtcctgcctatctattggccatttagctctttattaaatcaatcagaaggtgcctgTCTCAAGCAggtgaggaagggcagagacacatcttcacacagtgtacaaaaagattatcccaacacTGGAACTGAGGTTAAAAATGgttgtgagttctggggactgaacccaggccctctggaagagtagtcagtgcttttaactgctgaaccatctctttatcTCCTTGAAAGTTACTTCTTCCTGATAAATCATAgctatttttattgctttatttttatttttcattaattctttaaaatCTACTGTTATAtggttttgtttatgtatttttgatTGAAAGAACAGGATCTGAGTTCTACCTCTGGCAGACATGACAATCTAAACTGCCCCAAAGGGGCATTCTGATGGAGTCACCTCATATTATAATCAGGGAAATCTGGGTCCTCTCTTGGGGTTCTTagtttcattaataaaagaatttaagaggggttggggatttagctcagtagtagaatgcttgcctagcaagcacaaggccccgggtttggtccttagctctggggggaaaagagaatttaagaaataattcAGAAGGAGGCTTGATGACAATTTTATTAAagctttaataaaatttattatttattattattacagacAAGCTGTAAATCAAAGAAAAATCCCAGACAGGCAGCTTTCCAGAGGATGAAGATGGAacagagaataaaaagaagcatcAGGAAGACACTGTGGAGTAGAGGCCATTGTAGAGATAAAGTCATGGGTATGTGATCATGAGAATAAGCTAGAGAGATGCTGGAAAGGCAGAATCCACAGGACCTGACTCTGTGAGCTTAGGGAAAGGGAATGCATGCTTGAGGAGGATTCAGTTTGGAGAATGGTTGTAAGGGGAATGTTGGCACTATCATCCAGATGGTAGGAAATCAGCTTTCTCTCAAtctggaagagagaaaatgacagaGGAATCTTCAACATGCCTTTGTTAAGTGGACTTTGCTTATCTGAACCTTCATGGATGTATTGGTGTCACTTAGAAGTTAGAAACAATATCTTATTCATCTTTGTATTGTCTAAATAATTACTTAGTGCAGATGGTAGCACATATTGCATTCAGTTATAGGGTGACTATTTAAATGCTAGTTTGTGTGTTAGCAGCTGTTGCCACAATACAGAACTATCTTCAGTTTAGTGGGATTTTATGGTCTAGACTTCATTCTGTCTGTACTTATTTGAGGATGTAATTATTCTTATCCTGAAGACATTTTCTCCAATAGCTGCAAAGAAGCACAGAACCAGCACCACCAAAGTGAAAGAGATCAGTTGGGACAATCCTATGTGCCAGAAACCTCATTGCACAATTAGCACATACTGAGAGCTTTGAGCCTTCACAAAGTCTGGAATTCTTCCATTTAGGATCTTCTGACTAACCACCGACTAATCTATGTCTAAGTGAGAGAATGAAGGATGAGCTGAGTCCAGGAAGTATTGCTTTGGATTGCCCATCTGGAAGCCACTTTCCCACAGCTGTCATGTCTTTTCTCTGCACCCCTGCAGTAGTTGCTGGCATCTCCACTGTTGTGTCATATGCAGTGTTCCTTCCTGATCCACTTCTtgccttcctccaactcctctgtGTGGCTGCCTTCTCCTCTCAGTAGAAGGAGGGGCCCTCATACATGAAGGCACCAGGAGAGTAGGAGGATGGGACAGGGCTAGATGTCTTCTGCCGGCACAGCCAGACCTGCCGGAGGAGACGTTTTAGGTGTCTACGGAACTTGACCCCAACAAAGACATAAAGCACTGGGTTGAAGCAGCAGTGGGAGAAGGCCAGCTTGCGGCAGATGATCATGGCCATGTCCAGCTGCTGCCTGGTCTCACATGTCTGCTGGATGATTCCAGTTTCCTGCAGTGTCCTTAGGAAGAGGATGAGGTTGTAGGGAGCCCAGCTGAGGAAGTATGCCACCACGATGGTGAAGACGAGTCTGACTGTCCGGTGCCTCTGTCTGGACCTTGAGCGAAACAAGGTCCTGAGAATCTGTATATAACAGAACAGGATGATCCCcatagagaggaggaagaagatgttGTGCTGATAGACTGAGGCCAAGAACCCACGGAGTTCAAAATAATCACATTTTGGGGAAATCACCTTGTGGAAGATAGCATCAGGGATGGAAGACAGGATGCTGGCTGCCCACACAGAT from Onychomys torridus chromosome 7, mOncTor1.1, whole genome shotgun sequence encodes:
- the Xcr1 gene encoding chemokine XC receptor 1, which translates into the protein MESSTAFENVTFYYDDTPSRLCENKTIFATFSTIVLYSLVFLLSLVGNSLVFWVLVKYENLESLTNIFILNLCLSDLMFSCLLPVWASAQHWGWLLGDFLCKLLNLIFSISLYSSIFFLTIMTIHRYLSVVSPISTLGIHTLRCRVLVTISVWAASILSSIPDAIFHKVISPKCDYFELRGFLASVYQHNIFFLLSMGIILFCYIQILRTLFRSRSRQRHRTVRLVFTIVVAYFLSWAPYNLILFLRTLQETGIIQQTCETRQQLDMAMIICRKLAFSHCCFNPVLYVFVGVKFRRHLKRLLRQVWLCRQKTSSPVPSSYSPGAFMYEGPSFY